In Gemmatimonadaceae bacterium, one DNA window encodes the following:
- a CDS encoding DUF885 family protein has protein sequence MSRTHLFRSVRLALLLLLAPALAASAQAASPTYAQLVTLFAEWRTFEEPPRVNGIPDYRPATNARRLLALRALQARLRRIDTTGWRIPEQVDWHLVRAEMNGMQYHLTVLQPFARDPAYYASIRTEESDTPAEEGPTIHGAVRLWRYGLWPRTALDTVRALTSTESAQLAGQLRTVAPLLAQARRNLAGGTAHDLWIGAVRAFEEQHEALGTLAERAQARMPGDTALRAAIASASAATADFAAWLRVEAPKRTGPSGIGKASYTWFLRNVLLVPLSWEEEVTITRRELARAHASLRLEETRNAALPPMPVASSPAEFAALQANALPGYLQFMRDKQIVTVEPWMERALRERFPPYSPEPTRNFFAQATHRDPRTLWTHLWHWWDNGRFREHPHASPIRRTPLLYNVWMSRAEGMATSMEEWMMHAGLYDQSPRSREIVWTMLAARAARGLGNLYAHSNELTMAEAGTLHVSWTPRGWMRRDPLLGFEQHLYLRQPGYGASYITGGRLMEETMAERARQLGAAFTMQRFFDEVNAVGMIPVSLVYWELTGDDRMLRELRDGVGPRPFR, from the coding sequence ATGTCCCGCACCCACCTGTTCCGATCCGTCCGGCTGGCCCTGCTGCTCCTCCTCGCGCCGGCCCTCGCGGCCTCGGCGCAAGCCGCCAGCCCGACCTATGCGCAGCTCGTCACGCTCTTTGCGGAATGGCGCACGTTCGAAGAGCCGCCGCGCGTCAACGGGATTCCCGACTATCGCCCCGCGACCAATGCGCGCCGCCTGCTGGCACTGCGGGCGTTGCAGGCGCGGCTCCGGCGTATCGATACGACCGGGTGGCGTATTCCCGAACAGGTGGATTGGCACCTCGTCCGCGCCGAGATGAACGGGATGCAGTACCACCTCACGGTACTGCAGCCCTTTGCGCGCGATCCGGCCTACTACGCGTCGATTCGCACCGAGGAAAGCGATACACCGGCCGAAGAGGGGCCCACCATTCACGGGGCGGTTCGCCTCTGGCGCTACGGCCTCTGGCCGCGCACCGCGCTCGATACCGTTCGTGCGTTGACGAGCACCGAATCGGCGCAGCTCGCGGGTCAACTGCGCACCGTGGCGCCCCTGCTGGCGCAGGCCCGGCGTAATTTGGCCGGCGGTACGGCGCATGATCTCTGGATCGGTGCCGTGCGCGCCTTCGAGGAACAGCACGAGGCGCTGGGCACGCTCGCCGAACGCGCGCAGGCGCGGATGCCCGGCGACACCGCGTTGCGGGCCGCCATTGCTTCCGCCTCGGCGGCAACGGCGGACTTTGCGGCGTGGTTGCGGGTCGAAGCCCCCAAGCGCACGGGCCCGTCCGGCATCGGCAAGGCGTCGTACACCTGGTTCCTGCGGAACGTGCTGCTCGTGCCGCTCTCCTGGGAGGAAGAGGTCACGATCACGCGTCGCGAGCTCGCGCGTGCGCACGCCTCCCTCCGGCTCGAGGAGACGCGCAACGCCGCGCTCCCGCCGATGCCCGTGGCGAGTTCACCCGCCGAGTTTGCGGCCCTGCAGGCGAACGCACTGCCCGGCTATCTGCAGTTCATGCGCGACAAGCAGATCGTCACCGTCGAACCGTGGATGGAGCGCGCGCTCCGCGAGCGCTTTCCGCCCTACAGCCCGGAGCCCACGCGCAACTTCTTCGCCCAGGCCACGCATCGCGATCCGCGCACGTTGTGGACTCATCTCTGGCACTGGTGGGACAACGGACGCTTCCGTGAGCATCCGCATGCGAGCCCCATCCGGCGCACGCCCCTGCTGTACAACGTGTGGATGAGCCGCGCCGAGGGGATGGCGACGTCCATGGAAGAGTGGATGATGCACGCCGGGCTCTACGATCAGTCGCCGCGGTCACGCGAGATCGTGTGGACGATGCTGGCCGCCCGTGCGGCGCGCGGGTTGGGCAATCTCTACGCGCACAGCAACGAACTCACCATGGCGGAGGCGGGCACGCTGCATGTATCGTGGACCCCGCGCGGGTGGATGCGGCGCGATCCGCTCCTCGGCTTTGAACAGCATCTGTATCTGCGGCAGCCGGGCTATGGCGCGAGCTACATCACCGGCGGGCGGCTGATGGAGGAAACGATGGCTGAGCGCGCCCGTCAGCTCGGCGCGGCGTTCACCATGCAGCGGTTCTTTGATGAAGTGAATGCGGTGGGCATGATCCCGGTGTCGCTGGTGTACTGGGAACTCACCGGCGATGATCGCATGCTCCGCGAGCTGCGCGATGGCGTGGGCCCGCGGCCGTTCCGCTGA
- a CDS encoding VOC family protein — protein sequence MSAGVGVVGIYVHDQDAALAFYVEQLGFRVHTDVRNGDYRWLTVQHPEQSFQLGLFRPGPPVHDADTAAALNTLVAKGAMPPLVYYVRDCRAEYARLQAGGVEFTQEPIDRYGTIDAGFRDPSGNGWKMIQGR from the coding sequence ATGAGTGCTGGTGTTGGCGTGGTTGGCATCTATGTCCACGATCAGGACGCGGCGCTGGCGTTCTATGTGGAGCAGCTGGGCTTTCGCGTGCACACCGACGTGCGCAACGGCGACTACCGCTGGCTCACCGTGCAGCATCCCGAGCAGTCGTTCCAGCTCGGGCTCTTCCGCCCCGGCCCGCCGGTGCACGATGCGGATACGGCGGCGGCGCTCAACACCCTGGTGGCGAAGGGCGCGATGCCACCGCTCGTGTACTACGTGCGCGATTGCCGCGCCGAGTACGCCCGCCTGCAGGCGGGCGGTGTGGAGTTCACACAGGAGCCCATCGATCGCTACGGGACGATCGACGCTGGCTTCCGCGATCCGTCAGGGAACGGGTGGAAGATGATTCAGGGGCGGTGA
- a CDS encoding helix-turn-helix transcriptional regulator, with protein MATSNTPPRPRALPVQDAALLRRLLRAKDRMDAASHEAWPVTRLAAVSGVSEAHFAREFKTAFGVPPHRYLLTRRIERACALLRDTDLSITEIAFQTGWESLGTFGRTFRDITGESPSENRVRGRASAQGRWQIPACIVSAADRPDLIMAVSEKRRREIDRSYPAPPTKEQT; from the coding sequence ATGGCGACATCGAACACGCCTCCGCGCCCCCGCGCGCTCCCCGTGCAGGACGCGGCGTTGCTGCGTCGCCTCCTGCGCGCCAAGGACCGCATGGACGCCGCGTCGCACGAAGCGTGGCCCGTCACGCGCCTCGCCGCCGTGAGCGGCGTGTCCGAGGCCCACTTCGCCCGGGAGTTCAAAACCGCCTTCGGGGTACCGCCGCATCGCTATCTGCTCACGCGGCGCATCGAGCGGGCGTGCGCCCTGCTGCGCGACACCGACCTCTCCATCACCGAGATCGCCTTTCAGACGGGGTGGGAGAGTCTCGGGACGTTCGGGCGCACCTTTCGCGATATCACCGGCGAAAGCCCCAGCGAGAACCGCGTTCGCGGGCGCGCCTCAGCCCAGGGGCGCTGGCAGATCCCGGCCTGCATCGTGAGCGCCGCCGATCGTCCCGACCTCATCATGGCAGTTTCGGAGAAGCGCCGGCGGGAGATCGACCGTAGCTATCCGGCTCCCCCTACCAAGGAGCAGACATGA